DNA sequence from the Bombus vancouverensis nearcticus chromosome 8, iyBomVanc1_principal, whole genome shotgun sequence genome:
ATGTTCGGTCAACGTCTAACATGGTTGTCTACACTTCCTAAGTTCTAATCATGAGATGAATATTCTTCTGAGGCGACGCGTGTGACTCTCTTGCGAATGATATATTCGAGTTTCCTTTGAATTTCGTCTAATTTAAGCGAGGGAATGGACAATGTGCAATAACTCTTGACATCCGGCAACGACGGGTCGATAAAGAGACAAGTTGGACGCGACGAAGTATACATAAATCCTTTGTTCTTAGGAAATGCGATCGGATCGAGTCGTTAGCGGCGGTCGACAAGCATCCCTCCGAGGTAAATTCGTCGCGGTTGGTCATTCCTGGTGATAAGTAGACGCGGGCGAGGTCGAACAGGGGTGCAATTTTAACGTATTCTCGCACTCGCTCTCGTGCGATCTGTTAATTCATGAATATCGCGTGTAGTAAAACGCGGCAACAATCGACGTACAGTCCCTATTCGATTTAGTTGTTGGAATAATCGCTAGGTCAAACTACGTATACCGTGGCATATAAACAATTCGTATGTGCCACGCGACACGGTTATCCCTTTTGTTTTCATTTCGTTGATTCGAATCGTATCTCATGGGCGAGATATTCGATCAAACGTCTAACGAACCGCAAACCGATAATCATTCGGCCGAACGAGCGGAAACGAATTAACCCAAACGCTTGGTAATTTCCTAAATGCGCGACCTCGAGTCCCTCCTCCCGTGATTTCAAGCCACAATCAGGCCAGTCGTACCGATTGACAATCCGATTGATAGTTTTGCGTCGCCCTTGCACGGTCGATCTATTTTCAATTGTGTCTCGTAACTTTCAAAGTTTTGTCTGATCATCCAGTGGATTTGATTAATAATCTCTTTCCGTGAAAAGGAATCACTGACGAGCAATTAGGTTAATGGTCAGTCGCTGCTTTGTAGTCTATTACGCACACTTCGATTCCGTTTCTAACATGCATTACCACCTTGTCGCGATCGATCGATGGATCGGTTAACGCGTTTCTAAATTGTTGTAGTGGAACTCGCCGCTTTATCGATGTGGAGGAGCTCGCAACCAGAATCGAGACGCGGTGGATCGCGGCAGAGCAGGACCAGATATCTTGTCATGATGGTAGTAATATACAATTTACTTCAGGAACCACTGGCAGACCAAAAGCCACCTTGATATCACATAGGTCTGTGATGAACAACTCGAAACAGGTATAATACTATCGCCAGCAATTATCTCAATGATGTCTGATCGAATCTTTATCGCAGTATCTTTCTTGGACTTCAATCGTTTAGGCTGCCGTAAAAACAGAGTTAACCGTCGACCACAAGGTTTGTCTAAACGTTCCATTCTTTCATGTGTTTGGCATTATTAAAGGATTGATGTGTATGCTTCACGCGGGTATTACACTCGTGTTACCAGCTCGTTCATTTAATCCTGTGAAATCATTGGAGGCGATAGTACGTGAGAAGTGCAATGTCGTTTATGGAACTCCAACAATGTGGGTAAGGAAATGATTCGAAAGTTTCATAtgataaatgaataaaattttcatttgttcGTTGTAAATAAGTATTAGTGTTGTATATTGTTATTTACGACAGATCAATCTATTGGACGTTCAACAACGACTTCAACCGCCACCAATAACTTTAGCCTGTGGCGTTACCGGTGGTGCTCCTGCGTCGCCGGagcttttcaaaaaaataagaaaatgctTCCATTTTGACAACATGAAGGTAGGGATCAGATGTGATGAGAAAAATGTAGAGTCACGAGTGTAGAATCATGTTATCATAATATTAACATTTTGATCGTTACTTTTTTAACCGTTTGAACGAGCACTTGCGAGCGCGCCTTTATGTCAAAGTAATCATGTTTGCGACCGTATAGTTGAACAGTTCACTATGTCCGTCGTAAAAATCGAGCATGTACGTATAACGTACATGATCttaattgtaaaaaataatcGTCAGTTGGATTTCCTTCGACAGATACAATTTTCAAAATTCATACGAACGTTGGTAGGATATAGGAATGGACGAAGGTCGTCGACACGACGACAGGGTTGTACTTAATTCGGCCCGACATAACGCGTCGCGTTTCCCGCGTTATCTATGCACATATCTTGCACGGGCAACTCCTCGGTTCGTATGCATAAATACGATTCTGCGAGGAGAAATATCGTTTCTTGGCCTCGATCAATAACGTTCTCTTTCGTGAAATCGGGTTCCGAGGTTCTTCGTACGTCGTGAATCGCTGATATTCGCCATATTCTCTCTTTCAAACTTACGAATTACTGATTCGCCATGTTTGACAGACGATATACGGGCTGACGGAGACAACGGCGGTCATCTTTCAGACGCTGCCCAACGAAAATAACGAATTGACAGAGAATACAGTAGGCCATTTGGCCGATCACGTTGAAGCTATGGTAACCAAAAAATCATACGAAATTCGGTATTTGTTATTTACGAAgtaaatctttttttaattaaattttgtctCTATTGAAAAGGTCGTCGATGAGAATGGGAACGCAGTGCCATTCGGTACTTCCGGAGAACTTTGGATTCGGGGTTACTGCACCATGATGAAATATTGGAACGACAAAGAGGCAACCGAGAAGACTCTTACCAAAGATGGATGGTTAATGACTGGCGATCAATTCGTCTTAAGATCGGATGGTTATGGACAGATAGTCGGGAGACTGAAAGATATGATAATTCGGGGAGGAGAGAACATTTTCCCAAAAGTATGTGTACATACCAGTCATTAtgtttaattttgtttatttgcCAAATCGTGTTCTAGGAGGTCGAGGATGTATTGATGACACACCCTCTGGTGGCTGAGGCACAAGTTATAGGCGCCTACGATAAAGTGTACGGGGAGGAGGTATGCGCCTGCGTGCGTCTTCAAGAGGGCGCGAGTCTTGGAAGAGAAGAATTGAGAGAATATTGTAAGGGTCGCATGGCGCCTTTTAAGATACCACGTTACATAGAATTCGTAATGGAATATTCGAAAACAGCTAGTGGGAAGATACAGAAATATAAActgaaacaacaaatggaaagcAAAGGGATAATTCCCACTAATTCGGACGAGAATATTACCGTCTCTAttggtaaaaatgaaaaataatttattaattccgTTTAATTTAAGTaatgtttaatttaataatttttaataaaatttttgtttaatgaTATTATTATCTTTTAAGAAGATGAAAAAGTAAACGCGATATAATTCGGTGAGATAGGTTCGTCGTGGTAGAGGACGCCACACGTTCATTTGCCAAGTTCGTTTGCCTACGAACTCGGTAATGTAGAAAACTATTCCAAGTGCGGTCATATAATATTTACCATCAATCCAGCGAAATACATATGTTAGTACATCAGTATACGTATTTTGTTCGAGTGAAGTTAGTATTGTTAGTATTCTTTTCTATGCAATAACTTTTATAGAAGCAATTTCAGGAAAGATGAGCGAGAAAAGAATACAAATGCGCATTGATCTTAGAAAATTAGCAACTTTATTTCGAAAGGTTAGCTTGCGGACCAGATAATCATCAAGCGGTAACATGATATCCAGGATCTCTTATTCGGATTCACATTTTCAACGACAGCACGTGTCAGGGCTGTTTTTACGCTTACGCAAAGCCTGGTGCTTGCCAACTGTCGCCGCGAAAAACGGGGATCGGTGATCGATGACATCGGCACTATACCAGGAAGCGAAGGATAATGACGCGTGGCgtcgaaaaaagaaaggaagccTTGGAACGTGGAGATACGAAGCAGAGAACCGGTAAAGAGGAGCGAAGTCGAGCAAGAAGAGGAATGAGAAAAAGAAGGAGATAAGGGTGGAGAAGAAAGAAGCCATCGAAATCCATGGATTCGAGAAGGGCACGTGTTTCAGGTGGCGTCTAATTGAGGATGGATGCCTCAGGCAACGAGTCTCGCTTCTCCAAGACTGGAAGACTTGGAAGAGGCGTGCATTACTGCGGCAGATGGTGGTCGTGATTGCAGCTGCTCCGCAACGAACACCTGCCGTTTTCTCCGTCTATCGAGATGGACGAAATCACTGTCCAGCCTCCTCCTACCCTCCTTTTTCTCCAACTTCGAGTTTGTCTTTCTCCAGTTTCCtccgttttcttcttcttctattgcTATCAGGTAAGAGAGTACATTTTGTCTgaaaagaaacaaatgaaaatagATATTAGATATCGATCGTTGTTTACTGGAACCTCTCGCGGCAATACGAATGTTTCCTCTTTCTCAGTGTAAAGTGTCTTATCTAGCTGGAGAGAAAGTGATTTTTGTCACGTAGAATTATTAAAGAGAAACGTTTTTTAAATATCACTGTCGTAAACGAGGCAGCAAAAACCGGTCGCAGATGGGTTGTAGTTGGATCGTCTAAGGAGTAGGAATTAATTCTGGCGAGTGGCCAGAATGTACGGACACAGGACACGAAACACGGTTGGCGAAAGGATAGAGGCGAAAGGATGATACTGGCATCGAAGTAAATTCAGCCGAGACAGATTCACGCGGAAAATTGTGCGCGAAAATTGGTGCACCGTGTACCGGCTCGACAGCCGGAATAGACGAGCGTGACCACGATTTCTCCTGTCGGGGAAAGGAGCTAACGAGCTGTCAAGTGTCACCCGAATCGAGTCCGTTCCGAGTCACCGATAAACGTCGATGCAGCGTCGCCATGGTGGTTCCTCTCCTTTGGCAGATGGTCCGCCTTTCCTTTATCGCCCGAGCTGTACTTCGTGAGACAGGTCGAAATTTCTTTCGAGCTGGGGATATAATCGATTCGTCTTTCGTCGTGGCTCGATTTCCGCCAGAGGTTGACGACGCGTAGTGAACAATGAAAGACCGGTGACGGGATATGAAAATGAGGGGAATAGGGTGGAGAGACAAAGATCGAGAGATAAGGGTAAAGGACAGGTGGTGCGATCGGATGGAGAGGAATAAGAATGGAAGAAATTCCAGAGTAGTAGGCGGAGAATGGCGGTAAATTAAATACGGCAGCACCCCGGAGGGGGTTCGTTTAATCGCTTAATCGAGACTCCAGAAATGCTCGCAGTGAACGGAGGCTCGCGCGCTTTTCGTTTCGTCTCGATGAAAGCTCTCGAAAGGGTCGGCAATTACTTAAAAACGAAGTTGTGCACCATCATCGCCGCCGTTTTCTTTCTCGCTCATCGAGCTGCGTCTTCCACGTTCCCGCCTCCttttatctcgtccacttctacGGTTGCTTTTACACGGTTTTTCACCAAGCTATATCCACGAGAAAGCCGCCTGGAAAAAGGTGGTCGCGACGCAACTGCCAACCGGATGGACCGTCCTCTATTCGGATAACGACAGCAATATCCAAATAGTAAAACGAATGGTAGCCGACTCGAGGGCACGGCAAACACTCGAATAGTGGCTGGATCGATGAAAGGTACGCGAATCGCGGCAACCGGCGTAATAAAAGAGTCCGACCGCGTAAACGTAATCCACCTCCTTCCCCTCGAGCCCCCACCGGCTACTAACCAGTCTCGTTCGCTTCCCTGAATTCTTTGCGTTTCGAAAGCCACGCGAACACGAACGTTGTAGTTATTCAAAATTTCAAACTCTTCTGTGAATGACGTGGCGAAATACCGCTACGGACCGAAAATCGGtgggtttttttcacgtgtgacGTAACAGGCGACTCGGCATGGCACCTCGTAAGATGACACGTCACATGGAAGGAAGCGCA
Encoded proteins:
- the Acsf2 gene encoding acyl-CoA synthetase family member 2 isoform X3, coding for MFRFCITRNSFFFPATSYRVYYKNVANVKHSLLDLRSSWKLRNMSSQRLFQDKPAHMLQHGSVPLIDEPIGKLIGTAAERWPDRECVVSLHQNIRLTFSDVIQRADRLAAGLMKLGMKRGDRLGLWGPNDVEWLITYMCASRAGFILVAINPSYQMDELTHCIQKVGVKAVISPDNFKTQDYPRMLLQAQQMCPTLEHIIIYSKDHVTGTRRFIDVEELATRIETRWIAAEQDQISCHDGSNIQFTSGTTGRPKATLISHRSVMNNSKQAAVKTELTVDHKVCLNVPFFHVFGIIKGLMCMLHAGITLVLPARSFNPVKSLEAIVREKCNVVYGTPTMWINLLDVQQRLQPPPITLACGVTGGAPASPELFKKIRKCFHFDNMKTIYGLTETTAVIFQTLPNENNELTENTVGHLADHVEAMVVDENGNAVPFGTSGELWIRGYCTMMKYWNDKEATEKTLTKDGWLMTGDQFVLRSDGYGQIVGRLKDMIIRGGENIFPKEVEDVLMTHPLVAEAQVIGAYDKVYGEEVCACVRLQEGASLGREELREYCKGRMAPFKIPRYIEFVMEYSKTASGKIQKYKLKQQMESKGIIPTNSDENITVSIEDEKVNAI
- the Acsf2 gene encoding acyl-CoA synthetase family member 2 isoform X1, with the protein product MFRFCITRNSFFFPATSYRVYYKNVANVKHSLLVDLRSSWKLRNMSSQRLFQDKPAHMLQHGSVPLIDEPIGKLIGTAAERWPDRECVVSLHQNIRLTFSDVIQRADRLAAGLMKLGMKRGDRLGLWGPNDVEWLITYMCASRAGFILVAINPSYQMDELTHCIQKVGVKAVISPDNFKTQDYPRMLLQAQQMCPTLEHIIIYSKDHVTGTRRFIDVEELATRIETRWIAAEQDQISCHDGSNIQFTSGTTGRPKATLISHRSVMNNSKQAAVKTELTVDHKVCLNVPFFHVFGIIKGLMCMLHAGITLVLPARSFNPVKSLEAIVREKCNVVYGTPTMWINLLDVQQRLQPPPITLACGVTGGAPASPELFKKIRKCFHFDNMKTIYGLTETTAVIFQTLPNENNELTENTVGHLADHVEAMVVDENGNAVPFGTSGELWIRGYCTMMKYWNDKEATEKTLTKDGWLMTGDQFVLRSDGYGQIVGRLKDMIIRGGENIFPKEVEDVLMTHPLVAEAQVIGAYDKVYGEEVCACVRLQEGASLGREELREYCKGRMAPFKIPRYIEFVMEYSKTASGKIQKYKLKQQMESKGIIPTNSDENITVSIEDEKVNAI
- the Acsf2 gene encoding acyl-CoA synthetase family member 2 isoform X2; translated protein: MFRFCITRNSFFFPATSYRVYYKNVANVKHSLLVDLRSSWKLRNMSSQRLFQDKPAHMLQHGSVPLIDEPIGKLIGTAAERWPDRECVVSLHQNIRLTFSDVIQRADRLAAGLMKLGMKRGDRLGLWGPNDVEWLITYMCASRAGFILVAINPSYQMDELTHCIQKVGVKAVISPDNFKTQDYPRMLLQAQQMCPTLEHIIIYSKDHVTGTRRFIDVEELATRIETRWIAAEQDQISCHDGSNIQFTSGTTGRPKATLISHRSVMNNSKQAAVKTELTVDHKVCLNVPFFHVFGIIKGLMCMLHAGITLVLPARSFNPVKSLEAIVREKCNVVYGTPTMWINLLDVQQRLQPPPITLACGVTGGAPASPELFKKIRKCFHFDNMKTIYGLTETTAVIFQTLPNENNELTENTVGHLADHVEAMVVDENGNAVPFGTSGELWIRGYCTMMKYWNDKEATEKTLTKDGWLMTGDQFVLRSDGYGQIVGRLKDMIIRGGENIFPKEVEDVLMTHPLVAEAQVIGAYDKVYGEEVCACVRLQEGASLGREELREYCKGRMAPFKIPRYIEFVMEYSKTASGKIQKYKLKQQMESKGIIPTNSDENITVSIDEKVNAI
- the LOC117164818 gene encoding uncharacterized protein LOC117164818 is translated as MEYEGKKKKTWIRRGRDTTTNHPAFLENVAGHRQNVLSYLIAIEEEENGGNWRKTNSKLEKKEGRRRLDSDFVHLDRRRKRQVFVAEQLQSRPPSAAVMHASSKSSSLGEARLVA